Proteins encoded by one window of Haematobia irritans isolate KBUSLIRL chromosome 2, ASM5000362v1, whole genome shotgun sequence:
- the LOC142224738 gene encoding uncharacterized protein LOC142224738: protein MVKKPRKDQGKNLYNEGCIKVAIVDDSNRDRKIKEENWRILESKLLFEVSERIRQEEDDAPFFGNIQSKQGHKILHCKTEETLVWLKGALEGLQLWEGAKLRVIPEEEVKTQPRVRVFITGPILPQDRLLGLLKAQNRRNYPTYDWAILKMDPPTDAGRNVVMAVNTETLERLETNSHRFSVGLSSAIVRPIKGAEERLKTGPERNRYRPGAGTMDKQRSGDGTGVTIRT, encoded by the exons atggtcaaaaaaccCCGAAAGGACCAGGGGAAGAATTTATATAACGAGGGCTGTATAAAGGTGGCAATAGTAGATGACTCTAATAGGGACAGGAAAATTAAGGAAGAGAATTGGAGAATACTGGAGAGTAAATTATTATTTGAGGTATCGGAAAGGATACGCCAAGAGGAGGATGATGCACCTTTTTTTGGCAACATACAGTCAAAGCAGGGGCATAAAATCCTACACTGCAAGACGGAGGAAACCCTTGTCTGGCTGAAGGGAGCCCTAGAGGGCTTGCAACTGTGGGAGGGAGCCAAACTAAGAGTCATTCCCGAAGAGGAAGTGAAGACACAACCCAGAGTGAGGGTCTTCATAACGGGGCCCATCTTGCCGCAAGATCGCCTACTAGGGTTGCTAAAGGCCCAAAACAGGAGGAATTACCCAACATACGACTGGGCGATATTGAAAATGGATCCCCCCACCGACGCAGGCAGAAATGTTGTCATGGCGGTGAACACGGAGACCTTGGAGAGGCTAGAGACAAACAGCCATCGATTCAGCGTAGGCCTTAGCAGCGCTATAGTAAGACCTATTAAGGGAGCGGAGGAAAGATTAAAAACAGGCCCT GAACGAAATAGATATCGCCCTGGTGCAGGAACCATGGATAAACAAAGGAGCGGTGATGGGACTGGAGTTACTATAAGAACTTAa
- the LOC142224740 gene encoding uncharacterized protein LOC142224740, with product MGARQLVVSSAYFSHDDDIMPPPRIARELVRYCKDKNRDFIIGCDANAHHELWASIDTNSRGESLMEYFLENQLVVHNRGKGHTFETRTRREVLDLTFSNLTSKITISDWKVSKEMSYSDHKYIEFKLGTGYRKSADEGAGGYIGTNSGTIW from the coding sequence ATGGGAGCGAGACAATTAGTTGTGTCATCGGCCTACTTTTCGCACGATGATGATATCATGCCACCACCTCGTATTGCGAGAGAACTGGTGAGGTATTGCAAGGATAAAAACAGGGATTTTATAATTGGCTGTGACGCGAACGCCCATCACGAATTATGGGCTAGTATAGACACGAATTCCAGGGGGGAGAGTCTTATGGAATACTTTCTTGAAAATCAGTTAGTGGTGCATAACCGAGGAAAAGGACATACTTTCGAAACCCGTACGCGAAGGGAGGTGCTCGACCTGACATTCAGCAATCTTACAAGTAAGATTACAATATCGGACTGGAAAGTGTCCAAGGAAATGAGCTACTCGGAccataaatatatagaattcAAGTTAGGAACAGGATATAGGAAATCTGCTGACGAAGGAGCAGGAGGATATATTGGAACAAATTCAGGCACCATTTGGTAA
- the LOC142224741 gene encoding uncharacterized protein LOC142224741, with product MVKKPRKDQGKNLYNEGCIKVAIVDDSNRDRKIKEENWRILESKLLFEVSERIRQEEDDAPFFGNIQSKQGHKILHCKTEETLVWLKGALEGLQLWEGAKLRVIPEEEVKTQPRVRVFITGPILPQDRLLGLLKAQNRRNYPTYDWAILKMDPPTDAGRNVVMAVNTETLERLETNSHRFSVGLSSAIVRPIKGAEERLKTGPERNRYRPGAGTMDKQRSGDGTGVTITIRTFMRI from the exons atggtcaaaaaaccCCGAAAGGACCAGGGGAAGAATTTATATAACGAGGGCTGTATAAAGGTGGCAATAGTAGATGACTCTAATAGGGACAGGAAAATTAAGGAAGAGAATTGGAGAATACTGGAGAGTAAATTATTATTTGAGGTATCGGAAAGGATACGCCAAGAGGAGGATGATGCACCTTTTTTTGGCAACATACAGTCAAAGCAGGGGCATAAAATCCTACACTGCAAGACGGAGGAAACCCTTGTCTGGTTGAAGGGAGCCCTAGAGGGCTTGCAACTGTGGGAGGGAGCCAAACTAAGAGTCATTCCCGAAGAGGAAGTGAAGACACAACCCAGAGTGAGGGTCTTCATAACGGGGCCCATCTTGCCGCAAGATCGCCTACTAGGGTTGCTAAAGGCCCAAAACAGGAGGAATTACCCAACATACGACTGGGCGATATTGAAAATGGATCCCCCCACCGACGCAGGCAGAAATGTTGTCATGGCGGTGAACACGGAGACCTTGGAGAGGCTAGAGACAAACAGCCATCGATTCAGCGTAGGCCTTAGCAGCGCTATAGTAAGACCTATTAAGGGAGCGGAGGAAAGATTAAAAACAGGCCCT GAACGAAATAGATATCGCCCTGGTGCAGGAACCATGGATAAACAAAGGAGCGGTGATGGGACTGGAGTTACTATAACTATAagaactttcatgcgaatataa